In Halorhabdus tiamatea SARL4B, a genomic segment contains:
- a CDS encoding CBS domain-containing protein, with protein MVRARDVMTEDVETVAPDDEISEVLTRLARAEFNGFPVVEDGTVVGVVTEEDLVDMFQPSNRVLWIPIGFPPFLESRTYGFDLSWDDLDVGIDMVKSARKPVSTVMTEDVVTVDPGADLDELLGLLADTSRNINRLPVLEDGELVGIVTRQDLLTALDDERNE; from the coding sequence ATGGTCCGTGCCCGCGATGTGATGACCGAAGACGTCGAGACGGTCGCTCCCGACGACGAGATCAGCGAGGTCCTGACCCGACTCGCCCGCGCCGAGTTCAATGGGTTTCCGGTCGTCGAGGACGGCACCGTCGTCGGCGTCGTCACCGAGGAGGACCTCGTCGACATGTTTCAGCCCTCGAATCGCGTCCTGTGGATTCCGATCGGGTTCCCCCCATTCCTGGAGAGTCGAACCTACGGCTTCGACCTGTCGTGGGACGACCTCGATGTCGGGATCGATATGGTCAAAAGCGCCCGCAAACCGGTCAGCACGGTCATGACCGAGGACGTCGTGACCGTCGACCCCGGCGCTGATCTGGACGAACTCCTCGGCCTGCTGGCCGATACGTCCCGGAACATCAACCGGCTGCCCGTCCTCGAAGACGGCGAACTGGTCGGGATCGTCACCCGTCAGGATCTCCTCACCGCGCTCGACGACGAGCGAAACGAGTAG
- a CDS encoding DUF502 domain-containing protein, with translation MASTWKRDFASGLIVITPLLVTVMVLLWLYNRLEGIPVPIEPAPLRVGLTIVVFVLLVFAVGYLMRTAVGSILEDAIDDLMNQLPGLRVVYNASKMAAETALSGTDELQAPVKLEVWDGLRMTAFLTGKTTEDGRDVLFLPTAPNITTGFVVEVDPDRHTEIDERVEDALTRILSAGFGESDERSVAVDVEDVVSEVEAESGEPGDSD, from the coding sequence ATGGCCTCGACGTGGAAGCGCGACTTCGCCAGCGGACTGATCGTCATCACGCCGTTGCTCGTCACCGTGATGGTCCTGCTGTGGCTGTACAACCGCCTGGAGGGGATTCCAGTGCCGATCGAACCCGCACCGCTGCGAGTCGGGTTGACGATCGTCGTCTTCGTCCTGCTGGTGTTCGCTGTCGGGTATCTGATGCGAACCGCCGTCGGGTCGATCCTCGAGGACGCGATCGACGACCTCATGAACCAGCTGCCGGGGCTGCGCGTCGTCTACAACGCCTCGAAGATGGCTGCCGAAACTGCGCTCTCGGGCACCGACGAACTTCAAGCCCCCGTCAAACTCGAAGTCTGGGATGGTCTCCGGATGACCGCGTTTCTGACCGGCAAAACTACTGAAGACGGTCGGGACGTCCTCTTTTTGCCGACGGCACCCAACATCACGACGGGCTTCGTCGTCGAAGTCGATCCCGACCGGCACACGGAGATCGACGAGCGCGTCGAGGACGCCCTGACCCGTATTCTCAGCGCCGGCTTCGGCGAGAGTGACGAGCGATCGGTCGCGGTCGACGTCGAGGACGTCGTCAGCGAGGTTGAAGCGGAGAGCGGTGAGCCGGGCGACAGTGACTGA
- a CDS encoding branched-chain amino acid transaminase, whose translation MSFDDMDVGTIWMDGEFVDWEDAQVHVLTHGLHYGTGVFEGVRSYDTDNGAAIFRWEEHLDRLYQSAKPYGMEIPFDREELTEATLELIEREELPSCYIRPIAFYGYDMLGLNPGDAPVKVAIAVWPWGAYLGEEALEEGVDVAVSSWRKYASSQIPTNAKTTGPYVNSVLASLEAEENGYTEALLLNKEGQVAEGPGENLFLVRDGEIYTPGLAESNLDGITRRTVIDLAEELGYTVHDEATISRGELYTADELFFSGTAAEVTPIRSVDDTEIGSGTKGPVTDEIQEAFFEVIESGDREEWFTYV comes from the coding sequence ATGAGCTTCGACGACATGGATGTCGGAACGATCTGGATGGACGGGGAGTTCGTTGACTGGGAGGACGCGCAAGTCCACGTCCTCACCCACGGTCTGCACTACGGGACGGGCGTCTTCGAGGGCGTCCGAAGCTACGACACCGACAACGGCGCGGCGATCTTCCGGTGGGAAGAACACCTCGATCGGCTCTATCAGTCGGCCAAACCCTACGGGATGGAGATCCCCTTCGACCGCGAGGAACTCACCGAGGCGACGCTCGAACTCATCGAGCGCGAGGAGTTGCCCTCGTGTTACATCCGCCCGATCGCCTTCTACGGCTACGACATGCTCGGGCTGAACCCCGGTGACGCCCCCGTCAAGGTCGCGATCGCCGTCTGGCCGTGGGGCGCGTATCTCGGCGAGGAAGCCTTAGAGGAGGGCGTCGACGTCGCGGTCTCCTCCTGGCGGAAGTACGCTTCCAGCCAGATCCCGACCAACGCCAAGACCACGGGACCGTACGTCAACAGCGTGCTGGCGAGCTTAGAGGCCGAGGAGAACGGCTATACCGAGGCCCTGTTGCTCAACAAGGAAGGCCAGGTCGCCGAGGGACCGGGTGAGAACCTCTTTCTCGTCCGGGACGGCGAGATCTACACGCCCGGCCTCGCCGAGTCGAACCTCGACGGGATCACCCGCCGGACGGTGATCGACCTCGCCGAGGAATTGGGCTACACCGTCCACGACGAAGCGACGATCTCGCGTGGCGAACTCTACACTGCCGACGAGTTGTTCTTCTCGGGGACGGCCGCGGAGGTCACGCCGATCCGGAGCGTCGACGACACCGAGATCGGTTCGGGGACGAAAGGGCCGGTCACCGACGAGATCCAGGAAGCGTTCTTCGAGGTCATCGAGTCCGGCGACCGCGAGGAGTGGTTCACGTACGTCTAG
- a CDS encoding DMT family transporter: MRYRNAVAFLALGAIWGSAFVAIKAGLASIPPVLFAALRYDIAGVLVLGYAAIVTDPLPESRRDLAAIAVGATLLIAGYHALLFVGELETTSATAAVVVSLSPVLTAGFARIALPEERLSTLGVLGLGLGFAGVVVIARPEPGRLLSSDVLGPVLVFGAALSFALGSVLTRWLDADLSIEAMEGWSMVGGALLMHLLSLVLGESPAAIEWTPSAVLSLGYLSLVASALGFLVYFDLLDRLGPVEINLVSYVAPVFAALTGFLFLGEIIDIATAGGFVVILLGFVLLKRDAIRETVGGRLEGET, translated from the coding sequence GTGCGCTATCGAAACGCCGTCGCCTTTCTGGCTCTGGGCGCGATCTGGGGGAGCGCCTTCGTCGCGATCAAGGCCGGGCTCGCGTCGATTCCGCCGGTCCTGTTCGCCGCCCTCCGGTACGATATCGCGGGTGTGCTCGTCCTTGGATACGCCGCTATCGTCACCGATCCGCTGCCCGAGAGTCGGCGTGACCTGGCAGCGATCGCGGTCGGTGCGACGCTGTTGATCGCGGGGTATCACGCGCTGCTGTTCGTCGGCGAACTCGAGACGACGAGCGCGACTGCGGCGGTCGTCGTCAGCCTCTCGCCGGTGCTGACTGCCGGGTTCGCCCGGATCGCCCTCCCCGAGGAACGCCTCTCGACGCTCGGCGTGCTCGGCCTCGGGCTGGGATTCGCCGGCGTCGTCGTCATCGCCCGTCCTGAACCTGGCAGACTCCTCTCGAGTGACGTCCTCGGGCCGGTTCTCGTCTTCGGCGCGGCCCTCTCGTTTGCGCTGGGGAGCGTCCTCACCCGCTGGCTCGACGCCGACCTCTCGATCGAGGCGATGGAGGGGTGGTCGATGGTCGGCGGGGCTCTCCTCATGCACCTCCTCAGTCTGGTACTCGGTGAGTCCCCGGCCGCGATCGAGTGGACGCCGAGTGCCGTTCTCTCGCTCGGCTATCTCTCGCTGGTCGCGAGTGCGCTGGGCTTTCTGGTCTACTTCGACCTGCTGGACCGACTCGGCCCGGTCGAGATCAACCTCGTCTCCTACGTCGCGCCGGTCTTCGCCGCGCTGACGGGCTTTCTGTTCCTGGGAGAAATCATCGACATCGCGACGGCTGGCGGGTTCGTCGTCATCTTACTCGGGTTCGTCCTGCTGAAACGGGACGCGATCCGCGAGACGGTCGGCGGCCGGCTGGAGGGCGAGACCTGA